From a region of the Triticum aestivum cultivar Chinese Spring chromosome 7D, IWGSC CS RefSeq v2.1, whole genome shotgun sequence genome:
- the LOC123170166 gene encoding uncharacterized protein → MRDNSTQRCRVGGIRPDRSFLRCFRCLHAPPLLGFLDRDGFHPALPSTPAVRAVAAAADFTFSFLPYHRRWTVQDVRDGRVLLSRSTGKHGQPPVFRDLAVCDPLHRRYVLLPPLPHDLAALLGHPFPPVTEACCKRFLVPLGEEEAAAGDTTFRVILMAYCKTSLAAFVFSSSNDRWRATASKDLSDLALDEGDMEEMSRVQPFIPMRHYAYGCFYWDWVQFGMKKLLLLDTTDMEFSAADLPPGEWSKEGIAIVEAGEGRLGIFGFRGEPASSLSYTAARTKGESPSQWQMEKTISLDSGYKYCIRDATQRYLLLTRIEASSLNNHLVGYFSMDIKTLELQRVYEKQHYSKYQTYTYVNFPPSLLSSRRI, encoded by the coding sequence ATGAGAGACAATTCAACTCAAAGATGTCGCGTGGGAGGTATTCGTCCTGACAGGTCCTTCCTCCGCTGCTTCCGCTGCCTCCACGCACCACCGCTTCTCGGATTCCTCGACCGCGACGGCTTCCACCCAGCCCTACCCTCCACCCCCGCCGTCCgcgcggtcgccgccgccgccgatttcaccttctccttcctcccctaCCACCGCCGCTGGACCGTGCAGGACGTCCGCGACGGCCGCGTCCTCCTCTCCCGCAGCACCGGGAAACATGGGCAGCCCCCGGTCTTCAGAGATCTCGCGGTGTGCGACCCCTTGCACCGGCGCTACGTCCTGCTCCCCCCGCTACCTCACGACCTAGCTGCTTTGCTTGGGCACCCATTCCCCCCGGTAACCGAGGCCTGCTGCAAGCGCTTCCTCGTTCCCCTCGGCGAGGAGGAGGCAGCGGCTGGAGACACAACATTCAGAGTCATCTTGATGGCGTATTGCAAAACCAGTCTGGCCGCCTTTGTCTTCTCTTCCAGCAACGATCGATGGCGAGCTACTGCATCCAAGGATTTGAGTGATTTGGCCCTTGACGAGGGCGACATGGAGGAGATGTCAAGGGTCCAGCCTTTTATTCCCATGCGCCATTATGCTTATGGCTGTTTCTACTGGGATTGGGTGCAATTCGGGATGAAGAAGTTGCTCTTGCTTGACACCACCGACATGGAGTTCTCCGCTGCTGACCTCCCACCAGGAGAATGGAGCAAGGAAGGTATAGCCATTGTGGAGGCAGGGGAAGGCAGGCTCGGGATCTTTGGTTTCCGTGGTGAACCTGCATCCAGTCTCAGCTATACCGCTGCACGGACCAAAGGCGAGAGTCCCAGCCAGTGGCAGATGGAGAAGACAATCTCACTAGATTCTGGCTACAAATATTGTATCAGAGATGCAACACAGAGGTACTTGCTCTTGACAAGGATAGAAGCATCATCTCTAAATAATCACCTTGTTGGATATTTCTCAATGGATATCAAGACGTTGGAGCTTCAGAGGGTTTATGAGAAACAACACTACTCTAAGTATCAGACATACACATATGTCAACTTCCCACCATCATTGTTGTCTTCAAGGAGAATATGA
- the LOC123168837 gene encoding uncharacterized protein, translating to MAAAGKAKEADAARCRRHPSHRHAAGVCPFCLSDRLSRLSAAAGAADAASEPSSASSSGAASVASAQTAPPCREARRARLGMLMRQEEPEATGHHGKQEAAAAEEGEKKKPAKRGNFWTRLQQASWYRRDGCSVASVKKGAAAPPHKRAASLF from the coding sequence ATGGCCGCGGCGGGCAAGGCCAAGGAGGCGGACGCGGCGCGGTGCAGGAGGCACCCGAGCCACCGGCACGCGGCCGGCGTCTGCCCCTTCTGCCTCAGCGACCGCCTCTCGCGCCTCTCCGCCGCCGCAGGGGCCGCCGACGCCGCCTCCGAGCCGTCGTCGGCGTCCTCGTCCGGGGCGGCGAGCGTCGCGTCGGCCCAGACGGCGCCGCCCTGCCGCGAGGCGCGCCGGGCGAGGCTGGGGATGCTGATGCGTCAGGAGGAGCCGGAGGCGACCGGCCATCACGGcaagcaggaggcggcggcggcggaggagggggagaagaagaagcCGGCGAAGAGGGGCAACTTCTGGACTCGGCTGCAGCAGGCGAGCTGGTACAGGAGGGACGGCTGCTCGGTGGCGTCCGTGAAGAagggcgccgccgcgccgccgcacaaGCGGGCGGCGTCGCTGTTCTGA
- the LOC123168836 gene encoding LMBR1 domain-containing protein 2 homolog A produces the protein MWVFYLIALPLTVGMVAATLRYFAGPAVPLHVLATVGYAWLCSLSFVILVPTDIYTTITGNQKGDVGFFWSWSYWSTFVLAWAIIPTIKGYEDAGDFTVKERLKTSIRANLLYYEIVGSIGFFGIVLIIIMHHDWGGAILGFAMACSNTFGLVTGAFLLGFGLSEIPKDIWRNADWTRRQKILSHMVAKMTVKLDNARQEYCNTITVVQATSKQMSKRDPLRPFMDIIDNMLAQMLRDDPLFKLSGGNKLAENDMDYDTDEKTMAALRRRLRIAHEEYCRSKSKYTTSVMEALELEDTVTNYEQHDADGWKYVSDLRESRSGTLGSFLDHIEFIWRCILLNRLLKVLSVLLGCISAAILLAEATLLPTGVHLSLFSVLINAVGKQEILVQVVAFAPLMYMCICTYYPLFRIGMMLVYSLTPGQTSSVSLLMICSMVARYAPAISYNFLNLVHLGGDVRTTFEKRMGSIDDAVPFFGRNFNRIYPLIMVVYTILVAGNFFGYLFEIFGSWKRFKFWTEEEEDTNGFDPSGVMILQKERSWIEQARKLGEQVTPLARNFSSVSEDVESGTVLQGVQKVVVMKAAPHSPKREGGAQHKYSSITEQPSSQQSVKQVKEVTHSTSVLLEAGDSENPSPASVAPDPSAGTASRWASMKAGFRSFRSSMSSKRLLPSSLSRTSSSTSDSLDEIFRGLKRHSSNPRVDVEYLDEDDSALETDRAIR, from the exons ATGTGGGTCTTCTACCTGATAGCGCTGCCTCTGACGGTGGGGATGGTGGCGGCCACGCTGCGCTACTTCGCCGGCCCCGCCGTGCCGCTCCACGTCCTCGCCACCGTCGGCTACGCCTGGCTCTGCTCCCTCTCCTTCGTCATCCTCGTCCCCACCGACATCTACACG ACAATTACCGGCAATCAAAAGGGCGACGTCGGATTCTTTTGGAGCTGGTCGTATTGGAGCACGTTTGTCCTAGCATG GGCTATCATTCCTACCATTAAAGGCTATGAGGATGCTGGAGATTTCACAGTTAAAGAGAGGCTGAAAACCAGTATCCGAGCGAACTTGCTCTATTATGAAATTGTGGGATCTATCGGCTTTTTTGGAATAGTTCTGATTATAATCATGCATCATGATTG GGGTGGTGCTATCTTGGGCTTTGCGATGGCATGCTCAAATACCTTTGGACTAGTGACAGGTGCCTTTCTTCTTGGTTTTGGGTTGAGCGAAATTCCAAAGGATATATGGAGAAATGCTGATTGGACTCGCCGTCAAAAAATTCTCTCTCACATGGTTGCAAAGATGACTGTAAAACTTGATAATGCTCGCCAAGAATATTGCAACACAATCACT GTTGTTCAAGCCACATCGAAACAAATGTCCAAGCGTGACCCACTAAGGCCTTTTATGGATATTATTGATAATATGCTGGCTCAAATG CTGAGAGATGACCCACTGTTCAAGCTTTCTGGTGGAAACAAACTAGCAGAAAATGATATGGATTATGATACTGACGAGAAAACGATGGCTGCACTTCGACGTCGACTTAGGATAGCTCATGAGGAGTACTGTAGGAGTAAAAG CAAATATACGACTTCTGTCATGGAAGCCCTTGAACTGGAAGACACAGTGACAAATTATGAGCAACATGATGCAGACGGATG GAAATATGTATCAGATTTAAGGGAAAGTCGATCAGGCACACTAGGATCCTTCCTTGACCACATAG agttcatttggcgCTGTATACTGTTAAACCGACTCCTGAAAGTTCTTTCTGTTCTCCTTGGTTGCATCTCAGCTGCCATATTGTTGGCTGAGGCCACTTTGCTGCCAACTGGTGTCCATTTATCACTTTTTTCTGTTCTTATAAATGCTGTAGGAAAGCAAGAAATTTTAGTCCAG GTTGTTGCATTTGCTCCATTGATGTACATGTGCATTTGCACATATTATCCGCTCTTTAGGATAGGGATGATGTTGGTCTATTCACTGACTCCAGGACAAACTAGCTCTGTCAGCCTGCTTATGATCTGCTC AATGGTTGCAAGATACGCACCTGCTATTTCTTACAACTTTCTGAATCTCGTCCACCTTGGTGGTGATGTTAGAACTACTTTTGAGAAG AGGATGGGGAGCATTGATGATGCAGTTCCTTTCTTTGGGAGAAACTTCAACAGAATATATCCACTCATTATGGTTGTTTATACTATACTGGTCGCGGGCAATTTCTTCGGGTATCTGTTTGAAATATTTGGAAGCTGGAAAAGGTTCAAATTCTGGACTGAGGAAGAAGAGGATACAAACGGATTTGATCCATCTGGGGTGATGATTCTGCAGAAAG AAAGATCTTGGATCGAACAAGCGCGCAAACTCGGCGAGCAGGTCACTCCATTGGCAAGAAACTTCAGTTCCGTAAGCGAAGACGTTGAGTCTGGAACCGTGCTACAG GGTGTACaaaaggtggtggtgatgaaaGCAGCTCCACATTCCCCCAAAAGGGAAGGAGGAGCCCAGCACAAGTACTCCTCCATTACAGAGCAGCCCAGCAGTCAACAGTCAGTTAAACAAGTGAAAGAGGTGACCCATTCCACCTCTGTTTTGCTCGAAGCAGGGGACTCTGAAAACCCATCTCCTGCTAGCGTGGCACCGGATCCATCCGCCGGAACCGCGTCGAGATGGGCCTCGATGAAGGCGGGGTTTCGGAGCTTCAGATCGAGCATGAGCTCCAAGAGGCTGCTTCCTTCGAGCCTGTCGCGCACGAGCTCGTCGACTTCGGACTCGCTGGACGAGATCTTCCGGGGACTGAAACGGCACTCGAGCAACCCACGGGTTGATGTGGAGTACCTTGACGAGGATGACAGCGCCCTCGAAACGGATCGAGCAATTCGATGA